From the genome of Glycine max cultivar Williams 82 chromosome 2, Glycine_max_v4.0, whole genome shotgun sequence, one region includes:
- the LOC100798803 gene encoding abscisic acid receptor PYL4 has product MTSLQFHRFNPATDTSTAIANGVNCPKPPSTLRLLAKVSLSVPETVARHHAHPVGPNQCCSVVIQAIDAPVSAVWPVVRRFDNPQAYKHFVKSCHVVAAAGGGEDGIRVGALREVRVVSGLPAVSSTERLEILDDERHVMSFSVVGGDHRLRNYRSVTTLHGDGNGGTVVIESYVVDVPPGNTKEETCVFVDTIVRCNLQSLAQIAET; this is encoded by the coding sequence ATGACTTCTCTTCAATTCCACCGATTCAACCCAGCAACCGATACATCCACCGCCATCGCAAACGGCGTCAACTGTCCGAAGCCACCGTCAACGCTCCGTTTATTGGCGAAAGTAAGCCTTAGCGTGCCGGAGACGGTTGCTCGGCACCACGCGCACCCGGTGGGGCCCAACCAGTGCTGCTCCGTCGTGATCCAGGCGATCGATGCACCGGTCTCCGCCGTCTGGCCGGTGGTGCGGCGCTTCGACAACCCGCAGGCCTACAAGCACTTCGTGAAGAGCTGCCACGTGGTCGCCGCAGCAGGCGGCGGCGAGGACGGCATTCGCGTCGGCGCGCTCCGGGAGGTACGCGTGGTCTCCGGGCTCCCCGCCGTGTCGAGCACCGAGCGGCTCGAGATCCTCGACGACGAGCGCCACGTCATGAGCTTCAGCGTCGTCGGCGGCGACCACCGCCTAAGGAACTACCGCTCCGTCACGACGCTCCACGGCGACGGCAACGGAGGGACAGTTGTAATCGAGTCGTACGTGGTTGACGTACCGCCCGGTAACACTAAAGAAGAGACTTGCGTTTTCGTTGACACAATCGTACGGTGCAATTTGCAGTCCCTGGCTCAGATCGCTGAAACCTGA
- the LOC100785571 gene encoding protein trichome birefringence-like 33 yields the protein MQMKPPFSPSSSLLRGKARLSPYLFTLIVFILFVAILYGEDFMCIFGQQFQNYSNYPHKLSSTTERVKRQKLPFAVGKAEEGCDVFSGSWVRDELTRPLYEESECPYIQPQLTCQEHGRPDKDYQHWRWQPHGCDLPKFNASLVLETLRGKRMMFVGDSLNRGQYVSFVCLLHKLIPEDGKSMETFDSLTVFSIKEYNATIEFYWAPFLLESNSDNAVIHRISDRIVRKGSINKHGRNWKGVDILVFNTYLWWMTGLKMKILLGSFDDEVKEIVELSTEDAYGMAMKSMLRWVRLNMDPKKTRVFFTSMSPSHGKSIDWGGEPGGNCYNETTLIDDPTYWGSDCRKSIMEVIGGVFSKSKVPITFLNITQLSNYRRDAHTSIYKKQWSPLTPEQLANPVSYADCVHWCLPGLQDTWNELLYAKLFYP from the exons ATGCAAATGAAGCCACCATTCTCACCTTCTTCTTCCCTTCTCAGAGGCAAAGCACGCCTCTCTCCCTACCTCTTCACCCTCATAGTTTTCATCCTCTTTGTCGCTATCCTCTATGGCGAAGACTTCATGTGCATCTTCGGTCAACAGTTCCAAAACTACTCTAATTACCCTCACAAACTCTCCTCCACAACCG AGAGGGTGAAGAGGCAGAAGCTTCCGTTTGCGGTGGGGAAGGCGGAGGAAGGGTGTGACGTGTTCAGCGGAAGCTGGGTTCGGGACGAGTTGACTCGGCCGTTGTACGAGGAATCGGAATGTCCGTACATTCAGCCACAATTGACTTGTCAAGAACATGGACGACCCGACAAGGATTACCAGCATTGGAGGTGGCAACCTCACGGTTGCGATCTTCCCAA ATTCAATGCTAGTTTGGTGCTCGAAACACTTCGTGGGAAAAGGATGATGTTTGTTGGTGATTCTCTTAACCGCGGTCAATATGTCTCTTTCGTGTGCCTTCTCCATAAACTCATTCCCGAGGATGGCAAATCAATGGAAACCTTTGATTCACTCACGGTATTCTCTATAAAG GAATACAATGCTACAATTGAGTTCTACTGGGCACCTTTTCTTCTTGAATCAAACTCAGACAATGCTGTCATTCATAGGATATCTGATAGGATTGTGAGAAAAGGTTCAATCAATAAGCATGGCAGAAATTGGAAAGGTGTTGACATTTTGGTATTCAACACCTATCTTTGGTGGATGACTGGCTTGAAGATGAAAATCTT ACTTGGATCTTTCGATGATGAAGTAAAAGAGATTGTTGAGCTCTCAACAGAGGATGCTTACGGCATGGCTATGAAAAGTATGCTTAGATGGGTTAGGTTGAATATGGATCCAAAGAAAACAAGAGtgtttttcacaagcatgtcaCCTTCACATGGAAA GAGCATAGACTGGGGAGGTGAACCGGGAGGGAATTGTTACAATGAGACCACTCTAATTGATGATCCCACATATTGGGGCTCTGATTGTAGGAAGAGTATAATGGAAGTAATTGGAGGAGTGTTTAGCAAATCTAAAGTGCCCATTACATTTTTGAACATCACACAACTATCCAATTATCGTAGAGATGCACACACTTCAATCTACAAGAAGCAATGGAGTCCATTGACTCCAGAGCAATTAGCTAACCCTGTTAGTTATGCTGATTGTGTGCATTGGTGCTTACCTGGCCTTCAAGATACTTGGAATGAGCTTTTGTATGCCAAGTTATTTTAtccttga